A section of the Pristiophorus japonicus isolate sPriJap1 chromosome 4, sPriJap1.hap1, whole genome shotgun sequence genome encodes:
- the LOC139262743 gene encoding insulinoma-associated protein 1a — MPRGFLVKRNNKSFPISYRIRTEEKECQLLEIHPVSADVRAVVYPDSISQPSSQRNSPDPLNDEFTPDKVLDPAHRMGMLAEDDASGAFYTNSTYPAYDISGWANVSYTPIKPIDKHLENALFDRCLSSPASAESFPATASLNPLERLLVPPPFSPEDVKRGGVAHLYSPLHGGKGSVPDPSHSKHKATPKKPKVIRKLNFEDEVTTSPVLGLRIKLDARDCKPSPSSTNKPLGEFICQLCKEQYSDPFSLAQHKCSRIVRVEYRCPECEKVFSCPANLASHRRWHRPRPGSKSDGPDPGKDSPGEPESKENSKGLGSVHHPSSKSMGGAGTMDSSEDSGSPAAGSGSALPPSAHGEDERFHCRYCSKRFRRQAYLKKHLAAHETFRSTVSSRLELNRISFPCQLCGVYLPSAETRDKHLLWHAVSRGEAALLPGPGPGERCAVPRPEEQADSGDLEGQAFSCKHCPSTFFSSPGLTRHINKCHPSENRQVLLLQLPLRPGC, encoded by the coding sequence ATGCCAAGAGGATTTTTAGTAAAAAGGAACAATAAATCGTTTCCAATTTCATATAGGATTCGGACTGAGGAGAAGGAGTGTCAGTTACTGGAAATTCATCCTGTGAGCGCGGATGTGCGGGCAGTCGTATATCCAGACTCGATTTCACAGCCAAGTTCTCAGAGAAACAGTCCAGACCCGCTTAACGATGAATTTACACCGGATAAAGTCTTGGACCCAGCCCACAGAATGGGCATGCTAGCAGAGGATGATGCTTCAGGTGCCTTCTACACTAACAGCACTTACCCAGCGTATGACATTTCTGGATGGGCTAATGTCTCCTACACCCCCATCAAACCTATCGACAAGCATCTCGAAAACGCACTCTTTGACAGATGTTTAAGTTCGCCTGCTTCTGCCGAGTCCTTCCCTGCGACGGCCTCCCTAAACCCTCTCGAAAGGCTCCTGGTGCCGCCGCCCTTCTCCCCGGAAGATGTCAAACGGGGCGGCGTTGCTCACCTGTACTCACCTTTGCATGGCGGCAAAGGAAGTGTCCCAGATCCCAGCCACAGCAAACACAAAGCCACCCCGAAGAAGCCCAAAGTAATCAGAAAACTGAATTTCGAAGACGAGGTGACCACTTCCCCGGTTCTGGGTCTGAGAATTAAGTTGGACGCCAGGGACTGCAAGCCGTCACCGTCATCAACGAACAAGCCCCTGGGTGAATTTATCTGCCAATTGTGCAAGGAGCAATATTCAGACCCCTTCTCTCTCGCCCAGCACAAATGCTCCAGGATCGTCCGGGTGGAATACCGCTGTCCCGAGTGCGAGAAAGTCTTCAGCTGTCCCGCGAACCTGGCTTCGCACCGTCGGTGGCACAGACCTCGTCCCGGGAGCAAGAGCGATGGTCCAGACCCTGGGAAGGACAGCCCGGGAGAGCCGGAGAGCAAGGAGAACTCCAAGGGGCTGGGCTCCGTGCACCATCCCAGCAGCAAGTCCATGGGCGGTGCAGGCACCATGGACAGCTCCGAGGACTCGGGCTCGCCTGCTGCCGGCTCCGGCTCCGCACTGCCTCCTTCAGCTCACGGGGAGGACGAGCGCTTCCACTGCCGCTACTGCAGCAAGAGATTCCGCCGACAGGCTTACCTGAAAAAGCACCTGGCCGCCCACGAAACCTTCCGGTCGACCGTCTCCAGCCGCTTGGAGTTGAACCGCATCTCATTCCCCTGCCAGCTGTGCGGGGTGTACCTGCCGTCGGCCGAAACCCGCGACAAGCATCTGCTGTGGCACGCCGTGAGCCGCGGGGAAGCGGCACTgctccccggccccggccccggggAGAGGTGCGCTGTTCCCAGACCGGAGGAGCAGGCTGACAGCGGCGACCTGGAAGGGCAGGCTTTCTCCTGCAAACACTGCCCATCGACTTTCTTCAGCTCGCCAGGACTCACCAGGCACATCAACAAGTGCCACCCGTCCGAGAATAGGCAGGTCctcctcctgcagctgccgctCAGGCCGGGCTGTTAA